The genome window ACACGGACGTGAAGAATTCGCTGAAGTGCGGTAATGTTGGCGAGCAGGGCGATGGCACAAACTGCAATGAAGGGCAGATTAAACACGAGCAGCGGAATTAACACAAGATACCTTTCGACACGAGTGAGAATCCCCACCTTTGCAATAAAGCCCAATCCCTCAGCGCGCGCTTTGACATAAGAAACGATCACCGAGCCCGCAGCCGCAGTAAAAGTGATCATGACACCGTAATAATCATCCAGCGAAAGAAAGTAATACAAAAGCCCGCCAAACGTGACGAGTTCGGCATAACGGTCGCTGACCGAATCAACAAATGCGCCGAAATCGCTGGGTTCACCGCGCAGGCGCGCCATGGTTCCATCAAACGCATCGACAAGGACAAAAGCCAGCAGGATAAAAGCCCCCGTCGTCATTTTGCCCTGCGAAATAAAGTATGCCCCGACGGTTGTCCCGACCAGCCCCAGCAATGTGATCGAGTTTGGAGTTAATCCGAGGCGATTCAAAAACGCGCCAATGGCATCCAATATGCCTTTAAATATAATTCGCAATCTGTCTGTGAAGGTTGGTTTATGATTCATCAAGCAGTCCGCAGAAATCCTTTCGAAAATTAATAATTTTACTCTTCAGATTTTTCTTCGCCAGACAGATCGTCTTCACTGACCAGCACATCTCGTTCCTTGCCGCCGCCCTGGGAGGGTCCAACAACTCCCATTTCCTCCAGCTGATCGAGCAGTCGCGCGGCGCGCGGATACCCAATCCGCAGGCGGCGTTGGAGCAGGGAAGCCGAGGCACGCTGGCCCTTGCGGACAATGGAAATGGCTTGTTCGATCAAGCCGTCATCCTCACCTTCAC of Anaerolineales bacterium contains these proteins:
- a CDS encoding CDP-alcohol phosphatidyltransferase family protein, with the protein product MNHKPTFTDRLRIIFKGILDAIGAFLNRLGLTPNSITLLGLVGTTVGAYFISQGKMTTGAFILLAFVLVDAFDGTMARLRGEPSDFGAFVDSVSDRYAELVTFGGLLYYFLSLDDYYGVMITFTAAAGSVIVSYVKARAEGLGFIAKVGILTRVERYLVLIPLLVFNLPFIAVCAIALLANITALQRILHVRVQGHERMRKAREDKEYLH